A stretch of Equus caballus isolate H_3958 breed thoroughbred chromosome 11, TB-T2T, whole genome shotgun sequence DNA encodes these proteins:
- the AATK gene encoding serine/threonine-protein kinase LMTK1 isoform X2, with amino-acid sequence MPAALLALAMSSSFFNPSFAFSSHFDPDGAPLSELSWSSSLAVVAVSFSGLFTVIALMLACLCCKKGGIGFKEFENAEGEEYAADFSVQGSPVVAAPNGPDVYVLPLTEVSLPMAKQPGRSVQLLKSTDLGRHSLLYLEEIGHGWFGKVFLGEVNSGISSSQVVVKELKASASVQEQMQFLEEAQPYRALQHSNLLQCLAQCAEVTPYLLVMEFCPMGDLKGYLRSFRVAESMPPDPLTLQRMACEVACGVLHLHRNNYVHSDLALRNCLLTADLTVKIGDYGLSHGKYREDYFVTADQLWVPLRWIAPELVDEVHCNLLVVDQTKASNVWSLGVTIWELFELGTQPYPHHSDRQVLAYAVREQQLKLPKPQLPLTLSDRWYEVMQFCWLQPEQRPTAEEVHLLLSYLCAKGATEAEEEFERRWRSLRPGGGGAGPGPGAAGLALGGAGELAAASSFPLLEQFAGDGFHADGDDVLTVTETSRGLNFEYKWEAGRGAEAFPLPGGAPSPGRAARLQELCAPDGAPPGVVPVLSAHSPSVGSEYFIRLEEPTPAAGHDLDCAGCALSPRGTTPHPDPGDHDSDSDGSTATSLAMEPLLGHAPPADGPWGHCDYYSCRSGARDPPCSSRSPSPSPRALMLAEPGAEDTDWGAAAFCPPFFEDPLGTSPSGSSGARLSPGAEELGEAEARKAAQHRHWSSNVSANNNSSSRAAESWDPGYASSYSDCCPGMKQTLQAVPELVHPLAPEDPREPLLGPKGPSSGQEPGCCLGLPDLCPAEDLASATCLVTTPWTEAAVSGGDSPQAEPRLAEEAEGSAGLQLPLPSIPSPSREGALLPAEEASAPAALPASPTPAGSQLTATEPAKTLDSSSSSLELEAPGSEDEDTTEATSGIFTDLSSDGPQAEKPEVTPAFRSLQKQVGTPDSLDSLDIPSSASDGGCEVFSPSAVGTPGGQPRALDSGYDTENYESPEFVLKDAHELCEPEAFGELASEGESPGPETRLSTSLGGLSEKNPYRDSAYFSDLDPEPEPSLGPEEKPGGVQAPGPELDLESMHSPGLQPAQPFLEPGVSTEAQGAGPREVPPLPLSEDSFPEPSACPTGPRQETPWALGPAQVPPEPSSGRSKIFLLTPVPLSSEGHRAELQEAPGLLSGLALKERTGGPSAPRAPLCLALPGLPTAPEGRSEEEEDDSDDSDESDEELRCYSIQEPSEESEEEVPPVPVVVAESQSARNLRSLLKMPSLLSEAFCEDLERKKKAVSFFDDVTVYLFDQESPTRELGEPFPGSKESPPAFLAGSPSSPSAPGRRRRADRSPDGSAAEAGAAFEWDDGFPLAPAPEPAAPAPAAPRKPAASGPFSRFTVSPAPASRFSITQVSDSDAGSVGGPAAGAGGSCKEA; translated from the exons ACGGCGCCCCACTCAGTGAGCTCTCCTGGTCGTCCTCGCTGGCTGTGGTGGCGGTGTCCTTCTCCGGGCTCTTCACCGTCATCGCCCTCATGCTGGCCTGCCTGTGCTGTAAGAAGGGTGGCATCGGGTTCAAG GAGTTTGAGAATGCCGAGGGGGAAGAGTACGCGGCTGACTTCTCGGTGCAGGGCTCCCCGGTGGTGGCAGCTCCGAACGGGCCCGACGTGTACGTCCTGCCGCTCACTGAGGTCTCCCTCCCCATGGCTAAGCAGCCGGGGCGCTCAG TGCAGCTGCTCAAGTCCACAGACCTGGGCCGGCACAGCCTCCTGTACCTGGAGGAGATTGGCCACGGCTGGTTCGGGAAG GTGTTCCTGGGGGAGGTGAACTCTGGCATCAGCAGCTCCCAGGTGGTGGTGAAGGAGCTGAAGGCCAGCGCCAGTGTGCAGGAGCAGATGCAGTTCCTGGAGGAGGCACAGCCCTACAG GGCCCTGCAGCACAGCAACCTGCTCCAGTGCCTGGCCCAGTGCGCCGAGGTGACGCCCTACCTGCTGGTGATGGAGTTCTGCCCAATG GGGGACCTCAAGGGCTACCTGCGGAGCTTCCGGGTGGCAGAGTCCATGCCACCTGACCCCCTGACCCTGCAGCGCATGGCCTGCGAGGTGGCCTGCGGCGTCCTGCACTTGCATCGCAACAACTATGTGCACAG tGACCTGGCCCTGAGGAACTGCCTCCTCACGGCTGACCTGACGGTGAAGATTGGCGACTACGGCCTGTCTCATGGCAAATACAGA GAGGACTACTTCGTGACTGCTGACCAGCTGTGGGTGCCGCTGCGCTGGATCGCGCCCGAGCTGGTGGACGAGGTGCACTGCAACCTGCTGGTGGTGGACCAGACCAAGGCCAGCAACGTGTG GTCCCTCGGCGTGACCATCTGGGAACTCTTTGAGCTGGGCACACAGCCCTACCCCCACCACTCCGACCGGCAGGTACTGGCCTATGCTGTGCGGGAGCAGCAGCTCAAGCTGCCCAAGCCCCAGCTGCCACTGACGCTGTCGGACCGCTG GTACGAGGTAATGCAGTTCTGCTGGCTGCAGCCAGAGCAGCGGCCCACGGCGGAGGAGGTGCACCTGCTGCTGTCCTATCTGTGCGCCAAGGGCGCCACCGAGGCGGAGGAGGAGTTCGAGCGGCGCTGGCGCTCGCTGCGGccgggcgggggcggcgcgggCCCCGGGCCGGGGGCGGCGGGCCTGGCACTGGGGGGCGCTGGCGAACTCGCGGCCGCCTCCTCCTTCCCGCTGCTGGAGCAGTTCGCCGGCGACGGCTTCCACGCGGACGGCGACGACGTGCTGACGGTGACAGAGACGAGCCGCGGCCTCAACTTTGAGTACAAGTGGGAGGCGGGCCGCGGCGCGGAGGCCTTCCCACTGCCCGGAGGCGCGCCAAGCCCTGGGCGCGCCGCGCGCCTGCAGGAGCTCTGCGCCCCCGACGGCGCGCCCCCGGGCGTGGTGCCCGTGCTCAGCGCGCACAGCCCCTCGGTGGGCAGCGAATACTTCATCCGCCTGGAGGAGCCTACGCCCGCCGCCGGCCACGATCTCGACTGTGCCGGCTGCGCCCTCAGCCCCCGCGGCACGACCCCGCACCCTGACCCCGGTGACCACGACTCCGACTCCGACGGCAGCACAGCCACCTCGCTGGCCATGGAGCCGCTGTTGGGCCACGCGCCGCCCGCCGACGGCCCCTGGGGCCACTGCGACTACTACTCGTGCAGGAGTGGCGCCCGGGACCCGCCCTGCTCCTCGCGctcgccctccccctcccccagggccctcaTGCTGGCGGAGCCTGGGGCGGAGGACACCGACTGGGGCGCAGCCGCCTTCTGCCCGCCTTTCTTTGAGGACCCACTGGGCACGTCCCCTTCGGGGAGCTCCGGGGCCCGGCTTTCCCCGGGTGCGGAGGAGCTGGGGGAAGCAGAGGCCCGAAAGGCCGCCCAGCACAGACACTGGAGTTCCAATGTATCGGCcaacaacaacagcagcagccGAGCAGCCGAGTCCTGGGACCCCGGCTATGCGAGCAGCTACTCGGACTGCTGCCCTGGCATGAAGCAGACCCTACAGGCTGTCCCTGAGCTGGTCCATCCCCTGGCCCCAGAGGACCCCAGAGAGCCTCTCCTTGGGCCAAAGGGGCCCTCCTCTGGCCAGGAGCCGGGCTGTTGCCTTGGCCTCCCCGATCTGTGTCCTGCTGAAGACCTGGCATCTGCCACCTGCCTGGTCACAACCCCCTGGACAGAGGCAGCTGTAAGCGGGGGTGACAGCCCCCAGGCAGAGCCCAGGCTTGCAGAGGAGGCTGAGGGCTCCGCTGGACTCCAACTGccccttccctccatcccatCCCCATCCCGAGAGGGAGCCCTGCTTCCTGCTGAGGAGGCCAGCGCCCCTGccgccctgcctgcctccccgaCACCCGCCGGCAGCCAGTTGACTGCCACGGAGCCAGCCAAGACcctggacagcagcagcagctctttggAGCTGGAGGCACCAGGCAGTGAGGATGAGGACACGACCGAGGCCACGTCTGGCATCTTCACTGACTTGTCCAGCGATGGCCCGCAGGCTGAGAAGCCAGAAGTGACACCGGCCTTCCGGTCCCTGCAGAAGCAGGTGGGGACCCCTGATTCCCTGGACTCGCTGGACATCCCGTCCTCAGCCAGTGATGGCGGCTGTGAGGTCTTCAGCCCGTCGGCTGTTGGCACCCCTGGTGGGCAGCCCCGAGCCCTAGACAGTGGCTATGACACAGAAAACTACGAGTCTCCCGAGTTTGTGCTCAAGGATGCACATGAGCTGTGCGAGCCTGAGGCCTTCGGGGAGCTGGCCTCAGAAGGTGAGAGCCCTGGGCCTGAGACTCGGCTCTCCACCTCCCTTGGTGGCCTCAGTGAGAAGAACCCCTACCGCGACTCGGCCTACTTCTCTGACCTGGATCCCGAGCCTGAGCCCTCCTTGGGCCCCGAGGAGAAGCCAGGAGGTGTTCAGGCCCCGGGGCCAGAGCTGGACCTGGAGAGCATGCATAGCCCTGGGTTGCAGCCTGCACAGCCCTTCCTTGAGCCTGGGGTGTCCACAGAGGCACAGGGCGCTGGCCCCAGGGAGGTGCCGCCACTGCCGCTGTCTGAGGACTCTTTCCCAGAGCCAAGCGCCTGCCCCACAGGTCCCAGGCAGGAGACTCCCTGGGCCCTAGGCCCAGCCCAGGTGCCACCGGAGCCCAGCTCCGGGCGTTCCAAGATTTTCTTGCTGACCCCGGTTCCACTGAGCTCAGAAGGCCACCGCGCTGAGCTCCAGGAGGCCCCGGGACTGCTGTCGGGCCTGGCCCTGAAGGAACGGACAGGGGGGCCGAGCGCCCCCAGAGCCCCACTCTGCCTGGCCCTGCCGGgactccccacagccccagaggGCCGGTCGGAGGAGGAAGAGGACGACAGCGACGACAGCGACGAGTCGGACGAGGAGCTCCGCTGCTACAGCATCCAGGAGCCGAGCGAGGAGAGCGAGGAGGAGGTGCCGCCCGTGCCCGTGGTGGTGGCCGAGAGCCAGAGCGCGCGCAATCTGCGCAGCCTGCTCAAGATGCCCAGCCTGCTGTCCGAGGCCTTCTGCGAGGACCTGGAGCGCAAGAAGAAAGCCGTATCCTTCTTCGACGACGTCACTGTCTACCTCTTCGACCAG GAAAGCCCCACCCGGGAGCTCGGGGAGCCGTTCCCTGGAAGCAAGGAGTCGCCCCCCGCGTTTCTAGCGGGCAGCCCCAGCTCCCCCAGCGCCCCAGGCCGGCGGCGACGAGCGGACCGCTCCCCCGACGGCTCCGCGGCGGAAGCTG GCGCAGCGTTCGAATGGGACGACGGCTTCCCGCTGGCGCCGGCTCCGGagcccgccgcgcccgcccccGCAGCGCCCCGCAAACCGGCCGCGTCCGGCCCCTTCTCGCGCTTCACCGTGTCGCCCGCGCCCGCATCCCGCTTCTCCATCACGCAAGTTTCCGACTCGGACGCCGGTTCCGTGGGAG GCCCTGCAGCAGGTGCTGGGGGCAGCTGCAAAGAGGCCTGA
- the AATK gene encoding serine/threonine-protein kinase LMTK1 isoform X1, whose translation MLAFSWRILRGRGGQGWRQGPRGGTFWPLYKSAPPHSAVRTRPQTRASSGPSHPCPPHLLGNMVPATFQSQCASWEGLPAQWAPAWALGASAGLPGWSGAGGRGWGAMLTLSYLITRCAGRIRRASRWHRQEFENAEGEEYAADFSVQGSPVVAAPNGPDVYVLPLTEVSLPMAKQPGRSVQLLKSTDLGRHSLLYLEEIGHGWFGKVFLGEVNSGISSSQVVVKELKASASVQEQMQFLEEAQPYRALQHSNLLQCLAQCAEVTPYLLVMEFCPMGDLKGYLRSFRVAESMPPDPLTLQRMACEVACGVLHLHRNNYVHSDLALRNCLLTADLTVKIGDYGLSHGKYREDYFVTADQLWVPLRWIAPELVDEVHCNLLVVDQTKASNVWSLGVTIWELFELGTQPYPHHSDRQVLAYAVREQQLKLPKPQLPLTLSDRWYEVMQFCWLQPEQRPTAEEVHLLLSYLCAKGATEAEEEFERRWRSLRPGGGGAGPGPGAAGLALGGAGELAAASSFPLLEQFAGDGFHADGDDVLTVTETSRGLNFEYKWEAGRGAEAFPLPGGAPSPGRAARLQELCAPDGAPPGVVPVLSAHSPSVGSEYFIRLEEPTPAAGHDLDCAGCALSPRGTTPHPDPGDHDSDSDGSTATSLAMEPLLGHAPPADGPWGHCDYYSCRSGARDPPCSSRSPSPSPRALMLAEPGAEDTDWGAAAFCPPFFEDPLGTSPSGSSGARLSPGAEELGEAEARKAAQHRHWSSNVSANNNSSSRAAESWDPGYASSYSDCCPGMKQTLQAVPELVHPLAPEDPREPLLGPKGPSSGQEPGCCLGLPDLCPAEDLASATCLVTTPWTEAAVSGGDSPQAEPRLAEEAEGSAGLQLPLPSIPSPSREGALLPAEEASAPAALPASPTPAGSQLTATEPAKTLDSSSSSLELEAPGSEDEDTTEATSGIFTDLSSDGPQAEKPEVTPAFRSLQKQVGTPDSLDSLDIPSSASDGGCEVFSPSAVGTPGGQPRALDSGYDTENYESPEFVLKDAHELCEPEAFGELASEGESPGPETRLSTSLGGLSEKNPYRDSAYFSDLDPEPEPSLGPEEKPGGVQAPGPELDLESMHSPGLQPAQPFLEPGVSTEAQGAGPREVPPLPLSEDSFPEPSACPTGPRQETPWALGPAQVPPEPSSGRSKIFLLTPVPLSSEGHRAELQEAPGLLSGLALKERTGGPSAPRAPLCLALPGLPTAPEGRSEEEEDDSDDSDESDEELRCYSIQEPSEESEEEVPPVPVVVAESQSARNLRSLLKMPSLLSEAFCEDLERKKKAVSFFDDVTVYLFDQESPTRELGEPFPGSKESPPAFLAGSPSSPSAPGRRRRADRSPDGSAAEAGAAFEWDDGFPLAPAPEPAAPAPAAPRKPAASGPFSRFTVSPAPASRFSITQVSDSDAGSVGGPAAGAGGSCKEA comes from the exons ATGCTGGCATTTTCCTGGAGGATCCTGCGAGGTcgtggggggcaggggtggagacAGGGGCCGAGGGGTGGGACTTTCTGGCCATTGTATAAGTCAGCCCCTCCTCACAGTGCTGTGAGAACAAGGCCCCAAACAAGGGCCAGCAGCGGCCCCTCCCACCCGTGCCCCCCTCACCTCCTGGGGAACATGGTGCCCGCAACATTCCAGAGCCAGTGTGCCTCGTGGGAGGGCCTGCCTGCACAGTGGGCTCCTGCCTGGGCTCTGGGGGCCAGTGCTGGGCTCCCCGGCTGGagcggggctgggggaaggggctggggagccaTGCTCACACTGTCGTACCTGATCACCCGCTGTGCCGGCAGAATCCGGCGGGCCTCCAGGTGGCACCGTCAG GAGTTTGAGAATGCCGAGGGGGAAGAGTACGCGGCTGACTTCTCGGTGCAGGGCTCCCCGGTGGTGGCAGCTCCGAACGGGCCCGACGTGTACGTCCTGCCGCTCACTGAGGTCTCCCTCCCCATGGCTAAGCAGCCGGGGCGCTCAG TGCAGCTGCTCAAGTCCACAGACCTGGGCCGGCACAGCCTCCTGTACCTGGAGGAGATTGGCCACGGCTGGTTCGGGAAG GTGTTCCTGGGGGAGGTGAACTCTGGCATCAGCAGCTCCCAGGTGGTGGTGAAGGAGCTGAAGGCCAGCGCCAGTGTGCAGGAGCAGATGCAGTTCCTGGAGGAGGCACAGCCCTACAG GGCCCTGCAGCACAGCAACCTGCTCCAGTGCCTGGCCCAGTGCGCCGAGGTGACGCCCTACCTGCTGGTGATGGAGTTCTGCCCAATG GGGGACCTCAAGGGCTACCTGCGGAGCTTCCGGGTGGCAGAGTCCATGCCACCTGACCCCCTGACCCTGCAGCGCATGGCCTGCGAGGTGGCCTGCGGCGTCCTGCACTTGCATCGCAACAACTATGTGCACAG tGACCTGGCCCTGAGGAACTGCCTCCTCACGGCTGACCTGACGGTGAAGATTGGCGACTACGGCCTGTCTCATGGCAAATACAGA GAGGACTACTTCGTGACTGCTGACCAGCTGTGGGTGCCGCTGCGCTGGATCGCGCCCGAGCTGGTGGACGAGGTGCACTGCAACCTGCTGGTGGTGGACCAGACCAAGGCCAGCAACGTGTG GTCCCTCGGCGTGACCATCTGGGAACTCTTTGAGCTGGGCACACAGCCCTACCCCCACCACTCCGACCGGCAGGTACTGGCCTATGCTGTGCGGGAGCAGCAGCTCAAGCTGCCCAAGCCCCAGCTGCCACTGACGCTGTCGGACCGCTG GTACGAGGTAATGCAGTTCTGCTGGCTGCAGCCAGAGCAGCGGCCCACGGCGGAGGAGGTGCACCTGCTGCTGTCCTATCTGTGCGCCAAGGGCGCCACCGAGGCGGAGGAGGAGTTCGAGCGGCGCTGGCGCTCGCTGCGGccgggcgggggcggcgcgggCCCCGGGCCGGGGGCGGCGGGCCTGGCACTGGGGGGCGCTGGCGAACTCGCGGCCGCCTCCTCCTTCCCGCTGCTGGAGCAGTTCGCCGGCGACGGCTTCCACGCGGACGGCGACGACGTGCTGACGGTGACAGAGACGAGCCGCGGCCTCAACTTTGAGTACAAGTGGGAGGCGGGCCGCGGCGCGGAGGCCTTCCCACTGCCCGGAGGCGCGCCAAGCCCTGGGCGCGCCGCGCGCCTGCAGGAGCTCTGCGCCCCCGACGGCGCGCCCCCGGGCGTGGTGCCCGTGCTCAGCGCGCACAGCCCCTCGGTGGGCAGCGAATACTTCATCCGCCTGGAGGAGCCTACGCCCGCCGCCGGCCACGATCTCGACTGTGCCGGCTGCGCCCTCAGCCCCCGCGGCACGACCCCGCACCCTGACCCCGGTGACCACGACTCCGACTCCGACGGCAGCACAGCCACCTCGCTGGCCATGGAGCCGCTGTTGGGCCACGCGCCGCCCGCCGACGGCCCCTGGGGCCACTGCGACTACTACTCGTGCAGGAGTGGCGCCCGGGACCCGCCCTGCTCCTCGCGctcgccctccccctcccccagggccctcaTGCTGGCGGAGCCTGGGGCGGAGGACACCGACTGGGGCGCAGCCGCCTTCTGCCCGCCTTTCTTTGAGGACCCACTGGGCACGTCCCCTTCGGGGAGCTCCGGGGCCCGGCTTTCCCCGGGTGCGGAGGAGCTGGGGGAAGCAGAGGCCCGAAAGGCCGCCCAGCACAGACACTGGAGTTCCAATGTATCGGCcaacaacaacagcagcagccGAGCAGCCGAGTCCTGGGACCCCGGCTATGCGAGCAGCTACTCGGACTGCTGCCCTGGCATGAAGCAGACCCTACAGGCTGTCCCTGAGCTGGTCCATCCCCTGGCCCCAGAGGACCCCAGAGAGCCTCTCCTTGGGCCAAAGGGGCCCTCCTCTGGCCAGGAGCCGGGCTGTTGCCTTGGCCTCCCCGATCTGTGTCCTGCTGAAGACCTGGCATCTGCCACCTGCCTGGTCACAACCCCCTGGACAGAGGCAGCTGTAAGCGGGGGTGACAGCCCCCAGGCAGAGCCCAGGCTTGCAGAGGAGGCTGAGGGCTCCGCTGGACTCCAACTGccccttccctccatcccatCCCCATCCCGAGAGGGAGCCCTGCTTCCTGCTGAGGAGGCCAGCGCCCCTGccgccctgcctgcctccccgaCACCCGCCGGCAGCCAGTTGACTGCCACGGAGCCAGCCAAGACcctggacagcagcagcagctctttggAGCTGGAGGCACCAGGCAGTGAGGATGAGGACACGACCGAGGCCACGTCTGGCATCTTCACTGACTTGTCCAGCGATGGCCCGCAGGCTGAGAAGCCAGAAGTGACACCGGCCTTCCGGTCCCTGCAGAAGCAGGTGGGGACCCCTGATTCCCTGGACTCGCTGGACATCCCGTCCTCAGCCAGTGATGGCGGCTGTGAGGTCTTCAGCCCGTCGGCTGTTGGCACCCCTGGTGGGCAGCCCCGAGCCCTAGACAGTGGCTATGACACAGAAAACTACGAGTCTCCCGAGTTTGTGCTCAAGGATGCACATGAGCTGTGCGAGCCTGAGGCCTTCGGGGAGCTGGCCTCAGAAGGTGAGAGCCCTGGGCCTGAGACTCGGCTCTCCACCTCCCTTGGTGGCCTCAGTGAGAAGAACCCCTACCGCGACTCGGCCTACTTCTCTGACCTGGATCCCGAGCCTGAGCCCTCCTTGGGCCCCGAGGAGAAGCCAGGAGGTGTTCAGGCCCCGGGGCCAGAGCTGGACCTGGAGAGCATGCATAGCCCTGGGTTGCAGCCTGCACAGCCCTTCCTTGAGCCTGGGGTGTCCACAGAGGCACAGGGCGCTGGCCCCAGGGAGGTGCCGCCACTGCCGCTGTCTGAGGACTCTTTCCCAGAGCCAAGCGCCTGCCCCACAGGTCCCAGGCAGGAGACTCCCTGGGCCCTAGGCCCAGCCCAGGTGCCACCGGAGCCCAGCTCCGGGCGTTCCAAGATTTTCTTGCTGACCCCGGTTCCACTGAGCTCAGAAGGCCACCGCGCTGAGCTCCAGGAGGCCCCGGGACTGCTGTCGGGCCTGGCCCTGAAGGAACGGACAGGGGGGCCGAGCGCCCCCAGAGCCCCACTCTGCCTGGCCCTGCCGGgactccccacagccccagaggGCCGGTCGGAGGAGGAAGAGGACGACAGCGACGACAGCGACGAGTCGGACGAGGAGCTCCGCTGCTACAGCATCCAGGAGCCGAGCGAGGAGAGCGAGGAGGAGGTGCCGCCCGTGCCCGTGGTGGTGGCCGAGAGCCAGAGCGCGCGCAATCTGCGCAGCCTGCTCAAGATGCCCAGCCTGCTGTCCGAGGCCTTCTGCGAGGACCTGGAGCGCAAGAAGAAAGCCGTATCCTTCTTCGACGACGTCACTGTCTACCTCTTCGACCAG GAAAGCCCCACCCGGGAGCTCGGGGAGCCGTTCCCTGGAAGCAAGGAGTCGCCCCCCGCGTTTCTAGCGGGCAGCCCCAGCTCCCCCAGCGCCCCAGGCCGGCGGCGACGAGCGGACCGCTCCCCCGACGGCTCCGCGGCGGAAGCTG GCGCAGCGTTCGAATGGGACGACGGCTTCCCGCTGGCGCCGGCTCCGGagcccgccgcgcccgcccccGCAGCGCCCCGCAAACCGGCCGCGTCCGGCCCCTTCTCGCGCTTCACCGTGTCGCCCGCGCCCGCATCCCGCTTCTCCATCACGCAAGTTTCCGACTCGGACGCCGGTTCCGTGGGAG GCCCTGCAGCAGGTGCTGGGGGCAGCTGCAAAGAGGCCTGA